The Verrucomicrobiota bacterium DNA segment GTCCGTCCGTCGGGATCGAGCCGCTAAAGACCTTCTGCACCTCTGCGTCCGTAAGAACCCGGCTCCAGATCTGCACGCCTCGGATCGCGCCTAAAAAAAAGCTGTTGAAATCGCGGGTGCCGAAGCGAAGCGGCGCCGTACCGTGCTGCGGGGTGATGACGCCGGCGTACGACTCGCTTCTTTTGAACACGCCGTTTTTATAGATCGAGACGGTTTGTCCGTCGGCGACGCCGGTCACGTGGATCCATTCACCGGCCTGGACAGGCTCCTGGAAATAGGTGCCCACTCCTTTCCCGGGCTGCGGGTTAAATACATAGAAACTGATCCGGTTGGGTCGCGGCGGGACATCCGTGCTCGTCTCGTTATACATTCGGAACGTCCACTCCTGCGCACCGATTTGCCCTTTGCCGAGCCAATGAACGTAGCCCGTGCTTTCAGCGTTCGGAAACGTCAGCACGTCCGGTCGCATCAATGCGGCCACCGTCAGGCTGCCGGTCGTCGCGACACTCAAACCGGCATCATCCGGGATTTCGACATAGTCCTTGATACCATCAAACTCGAGGGTGCTCATAATTACAATTTTGCTTGTTTAAACCGTTTTGGATCCGGCGAATTTTTAGCGAGTGCGTTTGTCGTCTGCCGGCTCACTCGGGAACGTTGCTATCTGCTTACAATAATCGAGGTTTCGCGACTGCAACACTGCTTCCGCCGCCGAAATACTCAACATCTGCAACAACTGCGCCCATCTTTCCATTCCGCACGGACCCAGCACGCGATTCGCGGCGCGGAAGTCCCCGTTGAAGAAAGCGATTTGCAACGCCTCTTCCCCTACCACGGAGACGAGGCTTTTCACTTTCTCAGTGTTTTCGCCGTAGCCGCTCTCGGACGGCGCACCGATTTCAGCCGCAAGCTGCCGCGTCAGGTATTCGGTTGCGCCCTCATTGACGTAGTTACGCGCCTGCGCCGAAA contains these protein-coding regions:
- a CDS encoding LamG domain-containing protein → MSTLEFDGIKDYVEIPDDAGLSVATTGSLTVAALMRPDVLTFPNAESTGYVHWLGKGQIGAQEWTFRMYNETSTDVPPRPNRISFYVFNPQPGKGVGTYFQEPVQAGEWIHVTGVADGQTVSIYKNGVFKRSESYAGVITPQHGTAPLRFGTRDFNSFFLGAIRGVQIWSRVLTDAEVQKVFSGSIPTDGLVAEYRLDKDIAVDTTGLHSGQIVGASWVL